In one Ochotona princeps isolate mOchPri1 chromosome 16, mOchPri1.hap1, whole genome shotgun sequence genomic region, the following are encoded:
- the PSMC4 gene encoding 26S proteasome regulatory subunit 6B — protein sequence MEEIGILVEKAQDEIPALSVSRPQTGLSFLGPEPEDLEDLYSRYKKLQQELEFLEVQEEYIKDEQKNLKKEFLHAQEEVKRIQSIPLVIGQFLEAVDQNTAIVGSTTGSNYYVRILSTIDRELLKPNASVALHKHSNALVDVLPPEADSSIMMLTSDQKPDVMYADIGGMDIQKQEVREAVELPLTHFELYKQIGIDPPRGVLMYGPPGCGKTMLAKAVAHHTTAAFIRVVGSEFVQKYLGEGPRMVRDVFRLAKENAPAIIFIDEIDAIATKRFDAQTGADREVQRILLELLNQMDGFDQNVNVKVIMATNRADTLDPALLRPGRLDRKIEFPLPDRRQKRLIFSTITSKMNLSEEVDLEDYVARPDKISGADINSICQESGMLAVRENRYIVLAKDFEKAYKTVIKKDEQEHEFYK from the exons ATGGAGGAAATCGGCATCTTGGTGGAGAAGGCTCAG GATGAAATCCCAGCTCTCTCCGTGTCCCGGCCCCAGACGGGCCTGTCGTTCCTGGGTCCTGAGCCGGAGGACTTGGAGGACCTGTATAGCCGCTACAAG aagctgcagcaggagctggagttcCTGGAGGTGCAGGAGGAGTACATCAAGGACGAGCAGAAGAACCTGAAGAAGGAATTCCTGCATGCCCAGGAGGAGGTGAAACGCATCCAGAGCATCCCGCTGGTCATCGGGCAGTTCCTGGAGGCCGTGGACCAGAACACAGCCATCGTGGGCTCCACCACAG GCTCCAACTACTATGTGCGTATCCTGAGCACCATCGACCGGGAGCTGCTCAAGCCCAACGCCTCTGTGGCCCTGCACAAGCACAGCAATGCGCTGGTGGACGTGCTGCCCCCCGAGGCTGACAGCAGCATCATGATGCTCACCTCAG ACCAGAAGCCTGATGTAATGTATGCAGACATTGGTGGTATGGACATCCAGAAGCAGGAGGTGCGGGAGGCCGTGGAGCTACCACTCACACACTTCGAGCTCTACAAGCAG ATCGGCATCGACCCTCCCCGAGGCGTCCTCATGTATGGCCCACCCGGCTGTGGAAAGACCATGCTGGCCAAGGCCGTGGCACATCACACGACAG CTGCGTTTATCCGGGTCGTGGGCTCCGAGTTTGTACAGAAGTACCTGGGCGAGGGCCCTCGCATGGTCCGGGACGTGTTCCGCCTGGCCAAAGAGAATGCACCTGCCATCATCTTCATAGATGAGATCGACGCCATTGCCACCAAGAGATTCGACGCCCAGACAGGGG CTGACAGAGAGGTGCAGAGAATCCTGCTGGAGCTGCTCAATCAAATGGATGGATTCGACCAGAACGTCAATGTTAAG GTGATCATGGCCACCAACAGAGCAGACACCCTGGACCCCGCCCTGCTGCGGCCAGGACGCCTGGACCGCAAGATTGAATTTCCGCTCCCCGACCGCCGCCAGAAGAGGCTGATTTTCTCCACCATCACCAGCAAGATGAACCTGTCGGAGGAGGTCGACCTGGAAGACT ACGTGGCCCGGCCGGATAAGATCTCGGGAGCTGACATCAACTCCATCTGTCAGGAG AGCGGCATGCTGGCCGTGCGCGAGAACCGCTACATTGTCCTGGCCAAGGACTTCGAGAAGGCCTACAAGACAGTCATCAAGAAAGACGAGCAGGAGCACGAGTTTTACAAGTGA